The genomic stretch GCTAGCAGCGGCACAACGGAGACTTTCCAGGAAGATCAAGGGCTCGAAGAACTGGATCAAGCAGAAGCTCAAGGTTGCCAGGATCCACAGAAAGATCAGGAATCTCAGAGACGAGTTTCTGCATCAGGTCTCGAAGAAGCTCGTGGATAAAGCGGATCTCATAGTATTTGAGAACCTGAATATCAAAAGCATGGTAAAGAACCACAACCTCGCGAAACACATCTTAGATCACTCCTGGGGTCGATTGATTCAATACACAACTTACAAGGCTGCGAGGGCCGGTAAGTCTGTTGAACTGGTCGATTCCAGGTACACGTCTCAGCGCTGCTCAGGTTGTGGTATCATCGTACCGAAAACGCTTGAGGATCGAGTCCACGAATGCCCGCGATGCGGGCTCAAGCTGGACAGAGATCATAACGCTGCATTGAACATACTCACCCTCGGACTGAGGGGTAGAGCCTGTGGAGATGCTGGATGAAACAGATCAATGAGACAGGAAGCTCCGGCCTTCAGGCCGGAGAGGAAGTCACTCAGATGATGGTGAGAGTCCTCTTCGGCGGGGATAATCTGAGCAGGAAGATGCTAAGCTCTCTCTTTGAGAGCTCCTTTCATGGTCTTGGGCTGTCCATGGAGTTCTCAGATCCACCGGAGCATATGCATGGAAGGAATGATGCCGCAGACATCCTGAGCGTGCTTTTGAGGAGAACAGGAGCGCATCCATCAATCTGGGTGGTCGATGGCGAGATACACCTTCCAGGCACAGGCCCGGTATTCGGGTGTGCCGCCGGACGATGCGCGGTTACCACAACATGTGGTTTGCCAGGAACGGCCTGGATGAATGTGGCACTGCATGAGATCGGCCACATCCTGGGGCTGGATCACTGCACCGGGCACTGCCTCATGCAGCCAGCCCTGAGTCGAGAAGAGATCGAGAGGCGCCCGTTCGCTCTGTGCGAGCAGTGCCTCGGGATCGCGAGGGTGAATGTGCAGCGTGGGCCCTCCCTCAAAGGTTATTTGCGTCCTGTGCCATAACCCATGGTGCCTATGAGGCCAACATCCGCCATTTATCGGGAACTCAACTGAGCCCAGCTTTTGTGGCGGTATGTCTTCTCTTCCAGTATGTTGCCATCAACAGGATGAGCTTACCTCCAAGGCATGCCCGCCTCAAAACCTGCATCTTCACCTGCGCCGCTGCCTGAGCCCTTCGAGCATCGCATCGTATCTCTGTCTGATCCGCTCCAATATGTCGACATGGCTATCCTGATGTGTTGGTATTACTATCTCGGCTCCAGCTCCCTTGTAATCGGCTGCTGCGGTCACGCCCTCTCCTATTTCCAGATGCATGTCCAGGGCGATCTCCCTCGCGATCGGCGTCAGCGGTTTCACAGGACCCAGGCCCCTTGACCGATCCCTGTACTCCCTTAATGCAGCGTCGATCTCTCCGATCAGGGCTTCTCCAGCAGACACATCTTTCAGCTTGAGCATCAGCCTCTCCACGCCCTCCTTCAGCTTTGAGAATGTCGATGTGCCAATTTCTACGAGCTCCCCTGAGTAGTGCTCTCTTATCCTCTCCGCATACCCCGGGGATGCCACAAGTAGCCGGATCTCCCTGAGCCTGGCAGTATCACTCTCGTCAGGCCTGTACGGGTTTACCACCACGTAATCGATCCCAAGCCGCCTGGCCAGGCTCTCGTATATCGGGGTGACCCCGATCATCTCACGCTTCCTGGAGATCATCTCCCTCAGGAACTCAGGGTTCGCAGACTGCAGGCCGAAGTACTCCGCAAACCCTCTGGTCGTCCTGAGCTCCCTGGTTCTGCCCTTCTTGCTCGCGCTTATCAGGCCCATCCGCTCCAGGATCCTGACGTGCTCGTAGCACTTGTTCCCGCGGATCCTCGCGAGATCGCTCTGCGTTATCGGCTGCCTGTATGCGATGACAGCGAGCGTGCGTATCACTGAGGAGTCGAGCTCCCTTGGTGCGACCATCGCCACTGCCTGAGAGAGATCCCCTCTCACCTGCATCACAAATGAGCCCCCGACTGCTCTTACCTCGATGCCTCCACCGCGTGATGCATACTCCCTCGAAAGGGATTCTGCGGCATCAAGCACCTCCCTGGCATCGAGTCCTGTGAGGCCTGATATCTCCTCCACAGAGAGGGGACGGCCCGCTGCGAAAAGCATCGCCTCCACTATAGCTTTAGCACCTGCCTTTGTCGTTCTGGGACCTCCTGTGGGCGGTGATGTTCTGTTCTCTTAATCTCCATTCGGTATACGTTAAGAATCAGAATGCAGCCTCTCTATCTGGGCATGAGATATATTTAAATTCGCTCCGGATCTCATGGGGTTAGAATGAGCGAGTCGGTTCAGAAGTCGAAGGAATCCGTGCATGATGCTGATGAGCTCATGTTCATGGTCAAGGGACTGCAGAGCACAAACAGCTC from Methanothrix sp. encodes the following:
- the scpB gene encoding SMC-Scp complex subunit ScpB, translated to MEAMLFAAGRPLSVEEISGLTGLDAREVLDAAESLSREYASRGGGIEVRAVGGSFVMQVRGDLSQAVAMVAPRELDSSVIRTLAVIAYRQPITQSDLARIRGNKCYEHVRILERMGLISASKKGRTRELRTTRGFAEYFGLQSANPEFLREMISRKREMIGVTPIYESLARRLGIDYVVVNPYRPDESDTARLREIRLLVASPGYAERIREHYSGELVEIGTSTFSKLKEGVERLMLKLKDVSAGEALIGEIDAALREYRDRSRGLGPVKPLTPIAREIALDMHLEIGEGVTAAADYKGAGAEIVIPTHQDSHVDILERIRQRYDAMLEGLRQRRR
- a CDS encoding RNA-guided endonuclease TnpB family protein, with translation LAAAQRRLSRKIKGSKNWIKQKLKVARIHRKIRNLRDEFLHQVSKKLVDKADLIVFENLNIKSMVKNHNLAKHILDHSWGRLIQYTTYKAARAGKSVELVDSRYTSQRCSGCGIIVPKTLEDRVHECPRCGLKLDRDHNAALNILTLGLRGRACGDAG
- a CDS encoding matrixin family metalloprotease yields the protein MKQINETGSSGLQAGEEVTQMMVRVLFGGDNLSRKMLSSLFESSFHGLGLSMEFSDPPEHMHGRNDAADILSVLLRRTGAHPSIWVVDGEIHLPGTGPVFGCAAGRCAVTTTCGLPGTAWMNVALHEIGHILGLDHCTGHCLMQPALSREEIERRPFALCEQCLGIARVNVQRGPSLKGYLRPVP